In a genomic window of Leifsonia xyli subsp. cynodontis DSM 46306:
- a CDS encoding ABC transporter permease, whose product MSVRIGAAPGRATSAAILTVAGVAFLLPLLAMLLFTFRVPGSPADFTLGHYAAVVDPLQELTDDQLLTGIVNSLAIAAITVGLVLLILLPTIILVELRYPAARRAIEFVCLLPLTVPTVVLVVGFVPVYRVVAGAFGSVAWTLSFAIGVIVLPYAYRPIQTAIAALDVVVLSEAARSLGANGLQVVVRILLPTLRRGILSACFLTIAVVLGEFTIASFLNQTTFQTALFLLQQTDPYVAAIFALFALALAFALLLAIGRLGSFRPTRRAAR is encoded by the coding sequence ATGAGCGTGCGCATCGGTGCGGCCCCGGGCCGTGCGACGAGCGCCGCCATCCTGACGGTCGCCGGCGTCGCTTTCCTGCTGCCGCTGCTGGCGATGCTGCTGTTCACCTTCCGCGTGCCGGGCAGCCCGGCCGATTTCACGCTCGGCCACTATGCGGCGGTGGTCGACCCGCTACAGGAGCTCACCGACGACCAACTGCTCACCGGCATCGTCAACTCGCTCGCGATCGCGGCCATCACCGTCGGCCTGGTGCTGTTGATCCTGCTTCCGACGATCATCCTGGTGGAACTGCGCTACCCGGCGGCGCGCCGGGCGATCGAGTTCGTCTGCCTGCTGCCGCTCACCGTGCCGACGGTCGTTCTGGTGGTGGGCTTCGTCCCCGTCTACCGGGTCGTCGCGGGGGCTTTCGGAAGCGTCGCCTGGACCCTGTCGTTCGCGATCGGGGTCATCGTGCTGCCGTACGCCTACCGTCCGATCCAGACGGCCATCGCCGCGCTCGACGTGGTGGTGCTCAGCGAGGCGGCGCGCTCCCTCGGCGCGAACGGGCTTCAGGTCGTGGTGCGCATCCTCCTCCCCACCCTTCGCCGCGGCATCCTGTCGGCGTGCTTCCTGACGATCGCGGTCGTGCTCGGAGAGTTCACGATCGCTTCCTTCCTCAACCAGACAACCTTCCAGACCGCCCTCTTCCTGCTCCAGCAGACCGATCCCTACGTCGCCGCGATCTTCGCTCTGTTCGCGCTGGCGCTCGCGTTCGCCCTGCTGCTGGCGATCGGGCGTCTGGGTTCGTTCCGACCCACCAGGAGAGCAGCACGATGA